GACCACCCGGCGGCGTCCCCGGAGACCTCGCAGGGGCAGACGGTTCCGGGTGGTCCACCGGCGCAGACGAACCCGGTGGTACCGCAGGCTCAGACGATTCCCGCGGTGCCGCAGAACTCCACGACTCCCGGAGCGCCGCAGAGCCAGGCAGCGCCGCAGAGTTGGACGATCCCCGGAGTGCCGCAGGGTACGACGCCCGGAGCGCCGCAGAGCCCGGCGGCTCCCGCGGTGCCGCAGGCACAGTCCGTTCCGGGCACGTCGACGCCGAAGCCCGCCCCCGGTACGGCGACACCCCAGTCTCCGGGCACCTCGGCGTCGCCGACATCGCCGGGTACGTCCGGGACCCAGTCGTCGGGCACGCCGAACGCGCAGCAGTCACCCGGGACCGCCGGGGGCAACGCCTCGATCATGGAACTGCTGATGCCGCTGGCGAAGCTGCTCGGCTTGGACAACAACGCCATCGCCACGGAGCTGATCAACCTCGGCTACAGCCTGGCGGGCATGCTGCTGGGCCCCTCGAAGTAGTTCGCACATCGAACCCGCCGGACGCCACTCTCACCGCCGCGAGGGTGGCGTCCGGCTTTCCGCCCGGGTCGCGCGGCGCACTAGGGTGAGCGGAATGGCTGACCGGATTCCTGTTGTGCTCGTCGCGGGGTTTCTCGGTTCCGGGAAGACCACGCTGCTCAACCATTTGCTCCGGGACAACCGGGGAACCCGGATCGGCGTGGTGGTCAACGACTTCGGGGCGATCAACATCGACTCGATGCTGGTCGCCGGACAGGTCGACGCCATGGTCTCGCTCGGCAACGGCTGCGTGTGCTGCGCGGTCGACGTCACCGAACTGGACGAGCTCTTCGCCCGGCTCACCCAGCCGCGCGCCGGGATAGACGTGATCGTGGTGGAAGCCAGCGGCCTGGCCGAGCCGCGCAACCTCATCCGGATGGTGCTCGGCAGCGACAATCCGCGCCTGCGCTACGGCGGGCTGGTCGAAGTGGTCGACGCCGAACAGTTCCCGCAGAGCAGCGCCCGCCACCCGGAACTGCGCACCCATCTGCGGCTGGCCGATCTGGTGGTGGTGAACAAGGCCGATCGGGTCGCGCCCGAGCGGCTCGCCCGGCTGCGCGCGGACATCGCGGCGCTGGTCGGTTCGGTGCCGGTGTACGCCACCACCTACGGCCGGATCGATCCGGGGCTGCTGTTCGACGAACCGCTGCGCGCGCGCCCGGCAGTGGCCGAGCAGCTGAGTTTCGACGAACTGCTCATCGAGCACGACCACGAGGACCACGCCGGGCACCGTCATCTGCACGACGACTACACCAGCGTCTCGTTCGCCAGCGGACGAGCGTTGGACCCGCGCAAGTTGATCGGCTTCCTGGAGGACCCGCCCGCGGGATTGTTCCGGGCCAAAGGGTTCGCCGCCTTCGGCGTGGCCGACGAACGCAGGAAGTTCGTCCTGCAGATGGTCGGCCGTCACATCGTCTTCGAGCCGGGCACCTGGTCGCGCGGCGAGTCACGAGGCGCGCAGCTGGTGCTCATCGGGGCGGGCCTGCACACCGACACGGCCCTGGCCCGGCTGCGCGACACCGTGCACGACACCGCCGAACCGCTCGACGCCCAGAGCATGCTCGGCGTGCGGCGCTACACGCCGCACTGAGCGCATCGGATTTTGGCGCGTTCGGTCGCGACCTGTCGCGTTCGGTGCTGGTAACCGAGCGGTCTTTTCATGAGACTGAATGCGTGTCCGCCGGGCGGTGGGCACCGGGAGCTTACTGCCGCGCGCGGCGCCGCTCGGCAGCCGATCCGTAACCGACCGAATCGTTCCGCTACCGATGGGAGTATCCGTGTCAGATTCCATGGAGAGCGCCACCGCTTACGTCATCGAGGCGCTGGAGGCCAAGGGCACCGCCACCCGCGACGACTTCGACGTTCCCGCGATCGTCGCCGAGACCCACGCCATCACCAACAGCTGGGATTTCCGGGCGATCGAGGACGCGACGTTCTGGTCGATCGCCGCGCGGTTCCTGAGGCAGTGAACGTCTGCTCGACCCGCGGCACGGACGCGGCAGGCGACCACCGCCGAGCCGCTCGCCGCAACGATCCCGGGTCGGAGTAGCCGAGGATCTCCGCCTGGCGCGCCGGGCTCAGCGGACCGGTGGCGGTCGCGGCGACCCACCGCGTGCCGCGCGCCCGGTCCAGCTCCGCGCGCCACGTGGTACCCGCCTCGCGCAACCGCCGCTGCAGCGTGCGCGGGCTGGTGGCCAGTCTGCGCGCCACCCGCTCCAAAGACGCGTCGCCTTCGTCCAAGCAGTCCGCCAAGGCGGCCGCGACGCGCTCCGGCCAGGCGGTGGCCAGCGGTGGCGGTGGCGGCAGCGCGGCGGCCAAGGGCTGGAGAATGCCGGCCAGAACCGGGTCGCTGGTCGTCAACGGCCGGTCCATGTCCGCGGCGCGGAAGGTCATGGCGTCCACCGGCGCGCCGAACTCGATCGCGGTGGTGCCGAAGACCTCGACGAAGGTGCCGATCTTGGCGGGGGCGTGCTGGCGCAACGAGACCCGCACCGGGGCCAGCGGTTCGCGCACCACCCGCCGCGCCCGGCTGAGCACCGCGCTGAGGCCCCACAGCTGGGTGAGATCGCGGCCGCGGCCTTCCCCGTCGATCATGTCGAGATACAGGGTGACCTCGTCATCGTTCTCCGCGACCAGGTCGAATCGGTGGTTGGTGGTCACCGCGGTGACGTACGGCCCGCAAGTCGCCAATCCGGCGCCCAGCGTCGGCGCCGAGGAGAACAGGTAGTCGTACAGACCCAGACAGGTGAGCTGGTAGCGGCTGGCCACATTCAGGGCGACGTCCGGGTCGCCGAGTTCGTGTTCACCGATCTCCCACAGCCGGGAGAACGTCTGGCTGGGCAGGTGCAGGTCGTCGCCGGCCATGGTCCACTCCGGCAACCCGGATTCCCGCAGCAGCAGGTCGCGGTCGAGGCCGGCCGCGATGAGTTGCGAGATGACGAATCGGTGGAGCAAGACCTGGTCGGTTCCCATCGCGTGCTCCCTTCTCCCACCGCGACCGATCGGCTCACACGCGCAGCGAGACCGAGCGCGTTCCGTCCCCGGGGCCGCGGCCGTTGCGAGGACGACGACACCGCGACGCGCACACGCTATACCGGCCGTGTTGATTCGTCATGAGTTTCATGTCACGGACAGATCACCCGCAGGCGTTCACCCATTCGGACAGGCCGTCGGCGAACAGCTGCCGCTTCCAGATCGGGACTTCGTGCTTGATCCGATCCACCAGTTCCGCGCACGCCGTGAAGGCCGCGCCGCGATGCGCCGCCGCCACCGCGACGACGATCGCGCGGTCCCCGATGCCGAGCGAGCCGACGCGGTGCACGGCCGCGACCGGCAAGCCGTGCGCCGCGGCGACTTCCGCGCAAACGGTGCGCAGGAAACGCTCCGCTTGCGGGTGCGCGGAGTATTCCAGGGCCGAAACCGCTTGTCCCCCGTCGTGATCGCGGACCTTCCCGGTGAACACCACGACCGCGCCGTAGTGCGGTCCGGTGACCGCCTCCTCGACCTGCGCTGGGTCGAGCGGCTGGTCGCTGATCCGGGCGAGCCGGACCGTGGCCTCAGCCGTTGTCATGACTTCCACCTCCGGCGACTTGTGCGAGCAGATGATCCAGCAGCGGTTCGAGCACCGCGATGCCGTCTCGGACGCCGCCCGGCGAGCCGGGCAGATTCACGATCACCGAGCGTCCGGCGAGCCCCGCCACGCCCCGGCTCAGCGCCGCCAGCGGGAACTTCGCGGTGCCGCGCTGCCGGATCGCCTCGGCCACACCGGGCAGTTCGCGGTCGAGCAGCGCGAGGGTGGCCTCCGGGGTCGCGTCGGTGGGGGAGGCGCCGGTCCCGCCGGTGCTGACGACGAGCGCGGGTTCGAAACGCAGCGCGTCGGCCAAGCCGAATTCGATCTCGGCGTCGGCGTAGACCAGCGGGCCACGCACCGAGAAGCCGAGACCGGTCAGCCAGTCCACGAGCACCGGCCCGGTGGTGTCCTCGCGGGTGCCCGCCGCGACACCGGTCGAGGCGACCAGCACCACCGCCGAGCGTTCCTCCTCGGCGAACTCCACCTCGGCGTACTCGGGGGTGTCCGGCTCGGCATCCACCTCGTCGAGGGGAAGTTCTTCGCTGGTCACCGCCTCGATTTCCGCGGGGGCTTCGTCGGCCGGGCGCTCCCAGTGCCCGCGCTTGCCGCCTTCTTTGGCGAGCAGCCGCACGCCGTCCAGCGTCGCCGCGGGGTCGACGGCCTTCACCATGTCGTGCAAGGTCAATCCGGCGACCGCCACCGCGGTCAGCGCTTCCATCTCGACGCCCGTGGGGCCCTTGGTCTTGGCGGTGGCCTCGATCGTGATGGCGGTGTCGGTGAAACCGAACTCGACGCGCACCGACGACAGCGCCAGCTGATGGCACAGCGGGATCAGTTCGGAGGTCTTCTTCGCCCCCGCGATGCCCGCGATCCGGGCGGTGGACAGCACGTCAGCCTTCGGCATGTCGTCGGCTCGCACCAGCGCGACCACCTCGGCCGTGGTGCGCAACTCGCCTGCCGCGACGGCGATCCGGGTGGTGTCGCTCTTCTCGCTCACGTCCACCATGCGGGCGCGGCCTTCGTGGTCGACATGGGACAACTCGCTCATAACAACCACACTCGCACAAGCGCCCCGGCGGGCAGCGCGGTGACCTCGGCGGGCACATCGATCAGCACGTCGGCCTGCGCCATCGCCGCCACCAGATGCGAGCCCGGACCGGACGCAACCTCGACCGCCCGCGGCTGCCCCTGCGCGGGCGGTTCACCCGGATGCCCGCGGATCAGCTTGCCGCGCAGGAACTGACGCTTGCCCTCCGGCGAGCGCGGCACCGCGCCGACCAGGGGAAGCTCATAGGTGTCCACCGTGGGCAGACCGGCGAGGTGACGCAGTATCGGGCGGGCGAACACCTCGAAGGACACCATCGTGCTGACCGGATTGCCGGGGAAGCTGAGCACCGGTACCCCGTCGACGACGGTCAGCCCCTGCGGACCGCCCGGTTGCATCGCGACCGAGCCGAACCGCCCGCCCATCGGCTCGAGCACGTCCTTGACCACCTCGAAGTCGCCCTTGGACACCCCGCCGGAGGTGAACACCACGTCGGCGTGCTCGGTCGCCGCCGACAGCAGCGCGCGGAAACGCGCCGGATCGTCGGTGCTGTGCGCCACCGAGACGACCTCGACGCCGTTGGCCGCCAGCGCCGCGGCGAGGGCGATGCCGTTGGAGTTGTAGATCTGCCCGGGACGCAGCGGTTTTCCGGCCGCCACCAGCTCGTCGCCGGTGGTGATCACCGCACCGCGCACCGCGCGGAAGACCGCCACCGCGGATAAGCCGACCGCGGCGAGGGCGGCGACGTGCCGGGGGGCGAGCCGGGCGCCCGCCCGCACGAGCAGATCGCCGGTCCGGACATCGGTGCCCGGTTCCCGCACGAATTCCCCTGCGCTGCGGCCGCGTTCGATGGTCACCGTGCCGTCGCCCACGCTGGCGTCCTCCACCGGCACGACGCAGTCCGCGCCGGGCGGGACCGGCGCGCCGGTCATCACCTTCATCGCCGCGCCCCGCGGCAGCGGCGTCCGGCCCGCCGCGCCTGCCGCGACCACGCCGGCCAAGGGCAGGGTGACCGGCGCGACCAGCACCGATTCGGCGCGCACCGCGTAACCGTCCATCGCGGAGTTGCGGAAGACCGGCAGGTCGATCGGCGAACGGACGTCCTCGGCCAATTGCCTGCCCAGCGCCGACGCCACCGCGACGGTCTCCACCGTGCGCGCGGCCAGGGGCCGCAGCAGCTGTTCGATGCTGTCGCGGTAGTCGTCGACGGGCTCGGCCGAGACGCCGGCGGGCCGAGGGTTCATGCGAGTCAGCCTAACGCCCGATCCGGGCGGTTTTCCGCCGCTGTCGCGGTGCGCCGGTCGGTGCGCAGGTCGCCGGCGCCGTGCTCGCCCCGTGGCGGTCGCCTCACCGCCGATCCGTGACCTCGGTGAGCATTCCGCCCGCAGACGAATCGGGACAGGCGGTCATAATGGACGTGTGACTCTGGTCGAGATCGGGATTCCC
Above is a genomic segment from Nocardia sputorum containing:
- a CDS encoding CobW family GTP-binding protein; the protein is MADRIPVVLVAGFLGSGKTTLLNHLLRDNRGTRIGVVVNDFGAINIDSMLVAGQVDAMVSLGNGCVCCAVDVTELDELFARLTQPRAGIDVIVVEASGLAEPRNLIRMVLGSDNPRLRYGGLVEVVDAEQFPQSSARHPELRTHLRLADLVVVNKADRVAPERLARLRADIAALVGSVPVYATTYGRIDPGLLFDEPLRARPAVAEQLSFDELLIEHDHEDHAGHRHLHDDYTSVSFASGRALDPRKLIGFLEDPPAGLFRAKGFAAFGVADERRKFVLQMVGRHIVFEPGTWSRGESRGAQLVLIGAGLHTDTALARLRDTVHDTAEPLDAQSMLGVRRYTPH
- a CDS encoding AraC family transcriptional regulator — encoded protein: MGTDQVLLHRFVISQLIAAGLDRDLLLRESGLPEWTMAGDDLHLPSQTFSRLWEIGEHELGDPDVALNVASRYQLTCLGLYDYLFSSAPTLGAGLATCGPYVTAVTTNHRFDLVAENDDEVTLYLDMIDGEGRGRDLTQLWGLSAVLSRARRVVREPLAPVRVSLRQHAPAKIGTFVEVFGTTAIEFGAPVDAMTFRAADMDRPLTTSDPVLAGILQPLAAALPPPPPLATAWPERVAAALADCLDEGDASLERVARRLATSPRTLQRRLREAGTTWRAELDRARGTRWVAATATGPLSPARQAEILGYSDPGSLRRAARRWSPAASVPRVEQTFTASGTARRSTRTSRPRSPGNPSCW
- a CDS encoding molybdenum cofactor biosynthesis protein MoaE, producing the protein MTTAEATVRLARISDQPLDPAQVEEAVTGPHYGAVVVFTGKVRDHDGGQAVSALEYSAHPQAERFLRTVCAEVAAAHGLPVAAVHRVGSLGIGDRAIVVAVAAAHRGAAFTACAELVDRIKHEVPIWKRQLFADGLSEWVNACG
- the moaCB gene encoding bifunctional molybdenum cofactor biosynthesis protein MoaC/MoaB, encoding MSELSHVDHEGRARMVDVSEKSDTTRIAVAAGELRTTAEVVALVRADDMPKADVLSTARIAGIAGAKKTSELIPLCHQLALSSVRVEFGFTDTAITIEATAKTKGPTGVEMEALTAVAVAGLTLHDMVKAVDPAATLDGVRLLAKEGGKRGHWERPADEAPAEIEAVTSEELPLDEVDAEPDTPEYAEVEFAEEERSAVVLVASTGVAAGTREDTTGPVLVDWLTGLGFSVRGPLVYADAEIEFGLADALRFEPALVVSTGGTGASPTDATPEATLALLDRELPGVAEAIRQRGTAKFPLAALSRGVAGLAGRSVIVNLPGSPGGVRDGIAVLEPLLDHLLAQVAGGGSHDNG
- a CDS encoding molybdopterin molybdotransferase MoeA, producing the protein MNPRPAGVSAEPVDDYRDSIEQLLRPLAARTVETVAVASALGRQLAEDVRSPIDLPVFRNSAMDGYAVRAESVLVAPVTLPLAGVVAAGAAGRTPLPRGAAMKVMTGAPVPPGADCVVPVEDASVGDGTVTIERGRSAGEFVREPGTDVRTGDLLVRAGARLAPRHVAALAAVGLSAVAVFRAVRGAVITTGDELVAAGKPLRPGQIYNSNGIALAAALAANGVEVVSVAHSTDDPARFRALLSAATEHADVVFTSGGVSKGDFEVVKDVLEPMGGRFGSVAMQPGGPQGLTVVDGVPVLSFPGNPVSTMVSFEVFARPILRHLAGLPTVDTYELPLVGAVPRSPEGKRQFLRGKLIRGHPGEPPAQGQPRAVEVASGPGSHLVAAMAQADVLIDVPAEVTALPAGALVRVWLL